GGCCGACGAGATCGACCACGTCGTCGCCGGGGAGTACTCGCTCAACTACAAGTCCCTTCTTCAGCAGCACGCGCAGCGCGACCTCGGCGCGACGCCTCATTACGAAGTCCTCGACGAGAAAGGGCCCGACCACGCCAAGGCTTTCGAGATCGCGGTCGTCATCCACGGGCGCCGCTATCCCAGCGCATGGGGACCCAGCAAGAAGGCGGCCGAACAGCGGGCCGCCATGGAAGCCCTTCGCGTCCTCGGCGAATTGGAAGCCGAAACAACACCCGTCGGCCCGGACGCCGACCTGCCCGCCGACGACGAGCAGGAAAAGGACTAGGTGCCGCCGGACCCCTCTTGGCCGTCTTCAGCCGGACGTTCCGGCGGAGTCGGGAGCCCCCTACCCCGCGACTCCTCGGTCTCGCCTTCCGTTGCGTGGCGGTCTCCGCCTCGCCGATACGTCCCTTTGCCCTTCTTGGGGTTCTCGACGCGCTCCTGCTGACCCGGCCGCCACTGCTTCCGGGGAAAGCGCGGCTTCTTGTCGCGGCGACGTTCGGACATGGTTCAGTACTCGATCCTCAAAGCCCGCCTCGCGACTTCTCGAACCTTGTGCGGCTGGACGTGAACGCCCAGCCCGGACCCACTCATCGCCCGGACGAAACCGCCGTAGCCAAACGAAAGCCGCTCGCGCGTCACGTCGGACCTGAGCAGGAACCGGCCGTAGGATCCTTCCGCAAATCGGACGCGCCGGCCGGCGAGTTCGAGAAAAATCCGCCCCGCCGCCGTCAGGATCCCTGTCTCGCCGACCATGCACCCGAGTTGAAAATCGAGGCCGGAGCGGTGGGCCAGGTCTGCCAGGCGAAGGCTCTGCACCAGGCCCCCGTTTTTCGAGATGCGGATGTTAAACAGGTCCACCTGCCCGCCCTGGATGAGGCGTTCGGCCTGTTCAAGCGACAGGAGCGATTCGTCGAGCATGATCGGGACGCGCGTCCGGCGCCGAAGTTCGGCGAGCGCCGCCTCGTTGCCCTTCGCGAGCGGCTGCTCGACCGCGAGAACTCCCCCGCGGTGGAGCGACTCGCTTCGCCGGACGGCCTCCTCGAGGTCCCAGGCGCCATTGGCATCGACGCGCAGCGTTCGCCGCGTGGGGCCGCGCCGGCGGGCCATGCCCCTGCCCAACTGGCGATGGCACTCGGCCAGGTTGGCCTCGTCCTGCGCGGCGTCCTTGCCCACCTTGAGTTTGTAGTCGCGGAACGCCAGCAGCCGCATCACCCGCAGGTTCCGGCGGACCTTTTCGACCGGCCCGGCCGAGAGAATGGCGCTCACGCGACGAAGCAGGCGATAGGGTTTCAGGTCCATCTGAGCGGCGAGGATGTCGGCCACGCGCACGCGGCGCGATCGGCCCACGGCGTCGAGCCACGCCAGTTCCACCGCACACCAGGCCGCGTTGTGCACGACCCCGCCGTCGGAGACGGGCGGTTCGGCGAGCGGCGCGTCGCGGGTCAAACGGTCGGCGTAGACGGAGCGGACGACCTCGACGGCCGAGGCCAGCGTCTCGCCCGTCACGTAATCGCGCGGAATGCCTTCGCCCCATCCGATGGACCCGTCCGCCAACTCGAGCCGCACCAGAATGCCCGTGCTCGTGTCGCGTCCCGCGGCGGCGTGCTCGAAACGCACCCGCATCGAGATCTCGTAGGTCCAGACCTCGAGGCTTTTCGGCTTGTGCCGCATAACCTCTCCGCCACGCTCCGCCTTACGACATGATTATCGGCACCAGCCCCACGGGGGTCAACGAACCTTTGGCAAAACCCGTCGGGGCGGGTCGGCCCAGGAGCGTTTTGTGGTTGCAATCGCCCCAGGCCGCTGGTATGAGCGCGCCGGGAGACCGCCGAATGATTCCCTTGCGATTGGAAACCGTGACGAAGCGGTTCGGCCCGTTCGTGGCCGTGGACGGCGTGTCGCTCACCGTCGAGCCGGGAGAACTTTTTTTCCTCCTCGGGCCCTCGGGCTGCGGCAAGACGACGCTCCTTCGCGTCATTGCTGGTTTCTATCCGCCCGACTCGGGACGCGTCTATTTCGGCGACCGCGACGTTACGGACCTCCCGCCCCATCGGCGCCGCTGCGGCATGGTGTTCCAGAACTACGCCCTCTGGCCGCACATGACCGTCCGGGACAACGTGGCGTTCGGCCTTTCGGTGCAGGGCGTGCGGCGCGACGAACGCCGGCGCCGGGCCCTCGACCTGTTGGACGTGGTCCAGATGGCCGAGTACGCTTCGCGCCGGCCGACGCAATTGTCGGGCGGCCAGCAACAGCGCGTGGCTCTCGCGCGGGCCCTTGCCATCAACCCGGATTTCCTCCTGCTGGACGAGCCGCTCTCGAACCTCGATGCGAAACTCCGGCTCCAGATGCGGTCCGAAATCCGCCGCACGCAGCGCGCCGCCCGCGTCACCAGCCTCTACGTGACGCACGACCAGGACGAGGCGCTCGCGATGGCCGACCGCCTCGCCGTCGTGCGCGACGGCCGGATCGTCGCCCTCGGGACCCCGCGGGACCTCTACGAGAATCCGCCCGGCCCGTGGGTCGCCGGATTCCTCGGCGAGACGAACCTCCTGGAGGGCGAAGTCCGCGCGCGAGACGGCGACGCGGCCGTCGTCGCCGTGCCGTTTGGGACGGTGCGGGTCGCGCGGGCGCCGCGCGCCCTTTTCCCCGGCGTGCCGGTCGTCCTGAGCATTCGGCCGGAGGCGGTGCGGCTCCTGGCGGCCGAAGGCGAGGCGCCGGCGGAGAACGTCTTTGCGGTCACGGTGCTGGCGCGAACGTTCCAGGGCGAGACGGAGCAGGCGCGGGTGCGCCTCGGCCGGTACGAGATCCTGGCGTCGGACCGTCCGACGGATTTGCCGCCCGTCAAACCGGGCGAGCCGGCCCGCGTGCACCTCGCGCCGGAGGCCATCCGCGTGTTCGTCCGCGAAATTGCCGCCGTCCAGGCCGCAGGCGCAAAAACGGCAGGAGAATGAGCGTGAAGCACCTCGTCGGGCTGGGGTTGGTCGTGTCGCTCGTCGGCCTAGTCGGATGCGGCGGCGAGGAACCCGCGTCCGGCGCGGACTCGCTGGTGATTTACTCGCCGCATAGCGACGAAATCCGCGCGGAGTTCGAGGCGGCCTTTAAGGATTGGTACCGCAGCCAAACAGGCCGCGAGGTGGAAGTTTCCTGGCCCGACGTCGGCGGGACCAGCCTGATGCTCAAGCGCCTCCAGGACAAGTTCCTCAGCGGGCGCGACGATGTGGACCTGGCGTTCGGCGGCGGGGCGATCTACGAGCGGATGAAGCAACTGGGGTTCCTCGAACCTTACCGCCTGCCGGACGACGTGCTCGCGGCCATTCCGAAAACGGCGGCCGGCCAACCGCTTTACGATCCGGAGTTCTGCTGGTACGGGGCGGCCATTTCGACGTTCGGCCTGATTTACAACAAGCGGATCCTCGCGGACCGCAGCCTGCCGATGCCCGAGACGTGGGAAGCGATGGCCGACCCGAAATACTTCGGCCTGGTGGGAGCGGGCGACCCGGCCAAGAGCGGCAGCGTCCGCAAGGCCTACGA
This sequence is a window from Planctomycetota bacterium. Protein-coding genes within it:
- a CDS encoding ABC transporter ATP-binding protein is translated as MIPLRLETVTKRFGPFVAVDGVSLTVEPGELFFLLGPSGCGKTTLLRVIAGFYPPDSGRVYFGDRDVTDLPPHRRRCGMVFQNYALWPHMTVRDNVAFGLSVQGVRRDERRRRALDLLDVVQMAEYASRRPTQLSGGQQQRVALARALAINPDFLLLDEPLSNLDAKLRLQMRSEIRRTQRAARVTSLYVTHDQDEALAMADRLAVVRDGRIVALGTPRDLYENPPGPWVAGFLGETNLLEGEVRARDGDAAVVAVPFGTVRVARAPRALFPGVPVVLSIRPEAVRLLAAEGEAPAENVFAVTVLARTFQGETEQARVRLGRYEILASDRPTDLPPVKPGEPARVHLAPEAIRVFVREIAAVQAAGAKTAGE
- a CDS encoding putative dsRNA-binding protein; its protein translation is ADEIDHVVAGEYSLNYKSLLQQHAQRDLGATPHYEVLDEKGPDHAKAFEIAVVIHGRRYPSAWGPSKKAAEQRAAMEALRVLGELEAETTPVGPDADLPADDEQEKD
- a CDS encoding dipeptide epimerase, whose protein sequence is MRHKPKSLEVWTYEISMRVRFEHAAAGRDTSTGILVRLELADGSIGWGEGIPRDYVTGETLASAVEVVRSVYADRLTRDAPLAEPPVSDGGVVHNAAWCAVELAWLDAVGRSRRVRVADILAAQMDLKPYRLLRRVSAILSAGPVEKVRRNLRVMRLLAFRDYKLKVGKDAAQDEANLAECHRQLGRGMARRRGPTRRTLRVDANGAWDLEEAVRRSESLHRGGVLAVEQPLAKGNEAALAELRRRTRVPIMLDESLLSLEQAERLIQGGQVDLFNIRISKNGGLVQSLRLADLAHRSGLDFQLGCMVGETGILTAAGRIFLELAGRRVRFAEGSYGRFLLRSDVTRERLSFGYGGFVRAMSGSGLGVHVQPHKVREVARRALRIEY